In Kryptolebias marmoratus isolate JLee-2015 linkage group LG22, ASM164957v2, whole genome shotgun sequence, the sequence AAGAAGAGCACACTCCTGAGACTCCCCTGATAAGTCTCAGCATTTAGATTTATCAATACTCTCATCCTCACTTCCTTAACTCTGTCAGTAAGCTAATTTAGTTGCGGTGTGGTACCTGCTACTGAAGCATATCAGTCCAAGGAGTACACAGCCCAGAAAAAGGCTCTGAAAGAAACTTGCCTCTCTACATGGTAGCACAAGTGTACACAATGTAtttaaaggacaaaacaaaacctggtGCATGTTTAAAGTTCTTTATGAGGATTACTGTTTGGCATGTGTCTAAAATGTTACAGCAAAGCTGGATATTTGCCGTTAAGCCTCCCAGAGTCATTATTTTAATTGACTAAAGAAGGAACAGCTTACTGAATGCAGCTTGATGAGGAGAATCCACAGGCCTCCAGCTGTCATGCATTTGGgtgataatttattttctttgttctccGTGACTGCATGTGTCGCACACGTCCCGTGAAAAGATGGTAAATGTAGGAAGTGGACTCTGCTCTGCATATTCTCtcaacaggagaaaaaaaactgaaatggaaTTCAGataagaaatatttacaaaaataactcaGATTTTCAAGACTTCTGTTTTCACTAAATGTTATATATTAGACAAATACATACACCCATGTGTAACACAAGTAATGTGGCAATCAGATGCTAAGGGATACCACTAGTTAAAACATGCAACtatgctaaaatgtaaaaaaatacaatatagtCCATCTGCATTATCACGGCTCAACTGTCTCATCTTATTCTAGTCAGAtagaaaaagcattttcttttgcAGCACAGTCTGAATTTATACTATAATCCTTATACATATACCATTCATTGGTTGGAAATGCTGGCAGGCTTTGCAAagactgttgtttaaaatagTCTTTATAAATAGAACTGATGACATTAGGACATTTCTTTGTAGAGTTAGTGATTTGAACGTTATATTCTGTCTCCTTGTACTGCAGTCCTCCATAGAAATGTAGATTACACCATAGATAGGGAGGATCAATACATACTGGAAGTGGCCTATTTGTGCCATAATGACATGGTGGCTCAAAGGTGGCTCTTTGgcttataaaaaacaaacaaaccagttcttacattttatttttttaaagagcaatTTATGACGCAGCCTTGGTTTAGCACTATAATCACTTTAATGGAAAATCCCTACCAATCTCCAGACTTCCAAGATACCAATACCTTTTGGAATAAAGCCCAATCCTCAGAGACCACAACCCACAATCTACAGAGTTCAAAACAATCATTCATATGGTTCCATCAGCAGACACAAGAACTCCTGAAATGTTCTTTGTTCAAACCCTGATTGGTCAGGCCTTTGTTTAcaacaagagaaaaacatctTCTTCCTTTAGCAGGTAGACATATAGGTCTGTGTAAATATCTATAAGAGCTTCCCTGTACAAAAATGTAGTTTTCCATTTTCTTAATCAtggagtgatatgcattcaacTTTAACTATCCATGTTTAGGTGTTATTTGTTATTGTCTAAATTTAGCAAATCATCCAGTTGGCTTAAAAGAGTGCacgatttctttattttacaggtttattttctgacttgatgaaacaatttgtttgttcttttaggTACATGGCCATTGTACATCCTCTGCAACCTCGTATGAAGTACCAGACTGCCTACTGCCTAATAACAGGAGTCTGGATTGTTCCCATTCTGATATCAATTCCATCTGCCTACTTTGCGTCTGAGACCACGTACCCCCATGGCGGCACCACCCCAACCACCCACAAGGTCTTTTGTGCCCAGATATGGCCTGTGGACCAGCAGGCCTTCTATCGGtcctacttcctgtttgtttttgcagtggAGTTTGTCGGGCCGGTGATTGTCATGGCAATGTGTTACGCCCGCATCTCCCGCGAGCTGTGGTTCAAAAGCGTCCCAGGTTTCCAGACGGAGCAGATAAGGAAGAGGCTGCGTTGTCGCCGCAAGACAGTTTTGGTCCTTATTGCCATTTTGACAGCATACATCCTGTGCTGGGCACCGTACTACGGCTTCACCATTCTGCGAGACTTCCATCCAACACTCATCTCCCGCCAGAGAAACTCACTGGTGGCTTTTTACATTATTGAGTGCCTTGCCATGAGCAACAGCATGATCAATACTTTCTGTTTTGTCAGTGTCAAGAATAACACTGTTAAGTACCTGAAGAAGATTGTACTGCTGCGCTGGAGGTCATCGTACGTCCCGAGTAAAAATGTGGATGAAATAGACATCAGGACCTCCTCCATGCCTGTAACGGAGGAAATTGAATGCATTCACCTAAGGTGAGGACAAGAAGCTGTGATAACATAATCAATTAGATTTTGACTGTTGAAACCTAAAAATTACGCTGTTGGTGAAGATTTTGATTTGAAGTTTTTCCTCACATTCCAGAAAAAAGTTTAGTCCAAGGACCTTTAAATAACAGTTATGTCGGATTGATGTGgctcagaataaaataaataaataaataaatcagacatcGGTTTGTTGGAGAGTTTCATCTTGGCTTTGCTGTCCCACCTTCTGAGCTGAAGTTGTTGGGAAAGACAATGAACTCCACATTTCTCCCAGTTTGTCGATCAGTGTGTGGGTTTATGGTAAAGAAAAAAGTGCTGTCTATATAAGAGATTGTACAAATAGGTAAAGACTGTATGAAAGAGGGGATTTGTTTTGTAGTGTGAACGGTTTTGAGTGATGAagaaggctaaaaaaaaagagaatgaaaaacaacactataggtgctggtcataaaattagaatatcatgaaaaagtagattgatttcagtaattccatttaaaaagtgaaacttgtatattatattcatacattacatacaaactcatatatttcaaatgtttatttcgtttaattttgatgatNNNNNNNNNNNNNNNNNNNNNNNNNNNNNNNNNNNNNNNNNNNNNNNNNNNNNNNNNNNNNNNNNNNNNNNNNNNNNNNNNNNNNNNNNNNNNNNNNNNNNNNNNNNNNNNNNNNNNNNNNNNNNNNNNNNNNNNNNNNNNNNNNNNNNNNNNNNNNNNNNNNNNNNNNNNNNNNNNNNNNNNNNNNNNNNNNNNNNNNNNNNNNNNNNNNNNNNNNNNNNNNNNNNNNNNNNNNNNNNNNNNNNNNNNNNNNNNNNNNNNNNNNNNNNNNNNNNNNNNNNNNNNNNNNNNNNNNNNNNNNNNNNNNNNNNNNNNNNNNNNNNNNNNNNNNNNNNNNNNNNNNNNNNNNNNNNNNNNNNNNNNNNNNNNNNNNNNNNNNNNNNNNNNNNNNNNNNNNNNNNNNNNNNNNNNNNNNNNNNN encodes:
- the prokr1b gene encoding prokineticin receptor 1b, translating into MGDANVSRIIAASAEMQDLHSDDKLDQYMDSYDMDYGIPPDDIPDTTQGQAFFVATIVIGIVLVCIMLVCGLGNFIFIATLTRYKKLRNLTNLLIANLAISDFIVAVVCCPFLVDYYVVKQLSWDHGLMLCASVNYLRTVSLYVSTNALLAIAVDRYMAIVHPLQPRMKYQTAYCLITGVWIVPILISIPSAYFASETTYPHGGTTPTTHKVFCAQIWPVDQQAFYRSYFLFVFAVEFVGPVIVMAMCYARISRELWFKSVPGFQTEQIRKRLRCRRKTVLVLIAILTAYILCWAPYYGFTILRDFHPTLISRQRNSLVAFYIIECLAMSNSMINTFCFVSVKNNTVKYLKKIVLLRWRSSYVPSKNVDEIDIRTSSMPVTEEIECIHLR